A window of the Lysinibacillus irui genome harbors these coding sequences:
- a CDS encoding AEC family transporter, producing the protein MMYLGMIFFQIVAPILVLLIVGAILQKRFRFNLKALSQLITYCFMPAAVFVNLYETSVELSVLAEVGLFIVLFIGSQMLLSHLFAKWLGLVKTEAAVFKNSVVLINSGNYGIPVAQMIFVTQPIGVAIQVILVIFQNMTTYTYGLYNLISSTKSGMTIIKDFFKMPIIHALIIGVAMNYFNIGIPQFIKIPIDHVADGFIAVALITLGAQLSQLEIKSMFNKTVFVSCFTRLIVGPAVALAIIFLLGLDGVVAQSLFIASAFPTSRNSSSLALEYDVESATAAQTVLFSTIVSCITVTIVIYLADVLFA; encoded by the coding sequence ATGATGTATCTCGGAATGATTTTCTTTCAAATTGTTGCACCTATTTTAGTGTTACTTATAGTAGGTGCTATCTTACAAAAGAGATTTCGCTTTAATTTAAAAGCGTTGTCTCAGCTTATTACATATTGCTTTATGCCAGCAGCTGTTTTTGTAAATTTATATGAGACGAGTGTAGAGCTGTCTGTACTGGCAGAGGTCGGATTGTTTATTGTGCTTTTTATTGGGAGCCAAATGCTACTCAGTCACCTTTTTGCGAAGTGGCTTGGTTTAGTTAAAACAGAGGCAGCAGTTTTTAAAAATAGTGTTGTGCTCATTAACTCTGGGAACTATGGCATTCCGGTAGCTCAAATGATTTTTGTAACACAACCTATTGGTGTAGCGATTCAGGTCATCCTTGTAATCTTTCAAAATATGACAACTTATACATATGGTTTGTATAATTTAATTTCCTCTACCAAATCAGGAATGACGATTATTAAAGATTTTTTTAAAATGCCCATCATTCATGCGTTGATTATTGGTGTAGCCATGAACTATTTTAATATCGGTATTCCACAGTTTATTAAAATACCAATAGACCATGTAGCAGATGGCTTTATTGCTGTGGCACTAATCACGTTAGGTGCGCAATTATCGCAGCTTGAAATCAAATCTATGTTTAATAAAACGGTTTTCGTCAGCTGCTTCACACGTTTAATTGTCGGACCAGCCGTAGCTTTAGCCATTATTTTTTTATTGGGGTTAGATGGAGTTGTCGCTCAATCACTATTTATAGCCAGTGCTTTCCCGACATCCCGCAATAGCTCTAGTCTAGCATTGGAATACGATGTGGAATCGGCAACAGCTGCCCAAACTGTTTTATTTTCAACTATTGTCAGCTGTATAACGGTAACAATAGTGATTTATCTTGCGGACGTATTATTTGCTTAA
- the thiC gene encoding phosphomethylpyrimidine synthase ThiC, producing MSAISEKNITIMSSFEGSKKVYVEGSRPDILVPMREIALSPTTGSFGNEENAPIRVYDTSGPYTDPSYQVDITKGLPALRSGWIQERGDVEAYEGRSIKPEDNGFRRADDPRNHENVFPELARKPLRAKKGRNVTQLHYARQGIITPEMEFVAIRENMDPEFVRSEIAAGRAIMPSNINHPEAEPMIIGRNFHVKINANIGNSAVSSSIAEEVEKMTWATRWGADNIMDLSTGKHIHTTREWIIRNAAVPVGTVPIYQALEKVNGVAEDLTWEVYRDTLIEQAEQGVDYFTIHAGVLLRYVPLTANRVTGIVSRGGSIMAQWCLYHHQENFLYTHFEEICEIMKTYDVAFSLGDGLRPGSIADANDEAQFAELETLGELTQIAWKHDVQVMVEGPGHVPMHLIKENMDKQLEVCKEAPFYTLGPLTTDIAPGYDHITSAIGAAMIGWFGTAMLCYVTPKEHLGLPNREDVRVGVITYKIAAHAADLAKGHPGAQRRDDALSKARFEFRWRDQFNLSLDPERAVEYHDETLPAEGAKTAHFCSMCGPKFCSMRISQDIRNYAKEKDLNTTEAIHRGMKEKAEEFKKAGSQIYQ from the coding sequence ATGTCAGCAATTAGTGAAAAGAACATTACGATTATGTCTAGCTTTGAAGGAAGCAAAAAGGTGTATGTTGAAGGTTCCCGTCCGGATATTTTAGTACCAATGCGAGAAATTGCATTAAGTCCGACAACAGGAAGCTTTGGAAATGAAGAAAACGCCCCTATTCGAGTATATGATACGAGTGGTCCCTATACAGATCCATCTTATCAAGTAGATATTACAAAAGGTTTACCTGCCTTACGAAGTGGATGGATTCAAGAGCGAGGAGATGTAGAAGCATATGAGGGCCGCTCTATAAAACCGGAGGATAATGGTTTTCGTCGTGCAGATGATCCGCGTAATCATGAAAATGTCTTTCCTGAATTGGCAAGAAAGCCTTTACGAGCAAAAAAAGGGAGAAATGTAACGCAGCTGCATTATGCAAGACAGGGGATTATTACACCTGAAATGGAGTTTGTAGCGATACGTGAAAATATGGATCCAGAATTTGTCCGATCTGAAATTGCAGCTGGGCGCGCTATTATGCCTTCTAATATTAATCATCCAGAGGCGGAGCCAATGATCATCGGTCGTAACTTCCATGTGAAAATCAATGCCAATATTGGGAATTCCGCGGTATCGTCTTCTATAGCAGAAGAGGTTGAAAAAATGACATGGGCAACACGCTGGGGTGCTGATAATATTATGGATCTTTCAACAGGTAAGCATATTCATACAACGAGAGAATGGATTATTCGAAATGCAGCGGTACCAGTGGGGACAGTGCCAATTTATCAAGCATTGGAAAAGGTAAATGGCGTAGCAGAGGATTTAACGTGGGAAGTTTACCGTGATACGCTTATTGAGCAAGCCGAGCAGGGTGTAGATTATTTCACGATTCATGCAGGTGTACTATTACGCTATGTTCCCCTTACAGCTAATCGTGTAACGGGAATTGTATCTCGTGGTGGTTCTATTATGGCACAGTGGTGTTTATATCATCATCAAGAGAATTTCCTTTATACTCATTTTGAGGAAATCTGTGAAATTATGAAGACTTATGATGTTGCTTTTTCTTTAGGTGATGGCCTACGTCCAGGTTCAATTGCAGACGCCAATGATGAAGCCCAATTTGCAGAGCTTGAAACACTAGGTGAACTAACACAGATTGCGTGGAAACATGATGTTCAAGTGATGGTGGAGGGGCCAGGTCATGTACCGATGCATCTGATTAAAGAAAACATGGACAAGCAATTAGAAGTTTGTAAGGAGGCGCCTTTTTATACGTTAGGTCCACTTACAACGGATATTGCTCCAGGCTATGACCACATTACATCGGCTATTGGGGCAGCGATGATTGGCTGGTTTGGGACAGCAATGCTCTGCTATGTGACACCAAAGGAGCACCTTGGCTTACCTAATCGCGAGGATGTTCGAGTGGGAGTAATTACGTATAAAATAGCGGCACATGCGGCAGATTTAGCGAAGGGGCATCCTGGTGCACAACGCCGAGATGATGCACTATCAAAAGCACGTTTTGAATTCCGCTGGCGTGATCAATTCAATCTATCTCTCGATCCAGAAAGAGCGGTGGAGTATCATGATGAGACTTTGCCAGCAGAAGGAGCAAAAACAGCACACTTTTGCTCTATGTGTGGTCCTAAGTTCTGTAGTATGCGAATTTCACAAGATATTCGAAATTATGCTAAAGAAAAAGACTTGAATACGACAGAAGCGATCCATCGAGGTATGAAGGAAAAGGCAGAGGAATTTAAAAAAGCGGGTAGTCAGATTTATCAATAA
- a CDS encoding catalase, which translates to MTNANDRSRRFTTAGGAPVVSNHDSMSAGPRGPLLLQDVWLVEKLANFNREVIPERRMHAKGSGAFGTFTVTHDITQYTKAKIFSEIGKKTEMFARFSTVAGERGAADAERDIRGFALKFYTEEGNWDLVGNNTPVFFFRDPLHFTDLNHVVKRDPRTNMKNANSNWDFWTSLPEALHQVTIVMSDRGIPAGYRNMHGFGSHTYSFINADNERVWVKFHFRTEQGIKNLTGAEANDIIGQDRESSQRDLYEAIEKGDFPKWKMYIQVMTEEQARELPYNPFDLTKVWYKKDFPLIPVGEFELNKNPDNYFAEVEQAAFAPSNIVPGISFSPDKMLQGRIFAYADAQRYRLGVNHYMLPVNAPKCPFRTFHRDGAMRFDGNLGSTLGYEPNSYGEWEHNLDYKEPELRIDGHAGIHDFREDDNNYFEQPGKLFRLMTAEEQQRLFENTANDMASVEEFIKRRHILHCYLADPAYGEGVAKAMGLSLEGMDLTNPYVKQPTNV; encoded by the coding sequence ATGACAAACGCAAATGATCGTAGCCGTCGTTTTACAACAGCAGGTGGCGCTCCAGTAGTAAGTAACCATGACTCTATGTCAGCAGGTCCACGTGGCCCTCTTTTACTTCAAGATGTATGGTTAGTTGAAAAATTAGCAAATTTCAACCGTGAAGTAATTCCTGAGCGTCGTATGCACGCAAAAGGTTCAGGTGCATTTGGTACTTTTACTGTAACGCATGATATTACTCAATATACAAAAGCTAAAATCTTCTCAGAGATTGGCAAAAAAACAGAAATGTTCGCACGTTTCTCTACAGTTGCAGGTGAACGTGGTGCGGCAGATGCTGAGCGCGATATCCGTGGCTTTGCTCTTAAATTCTATACAGAAGAAGGTAACTGGGATTTAGTAGGTAATAATACACCTGTATTCTTCTTCCGCGACCCATTACACTTCACAGATTTAAACCACGTGGTAAAACGTGACCCACGTACAAATATGAAAAACGCTAATTCTAACTGGGATTTCTGGACTTCATTACCAGAAGCACTTCACCAAGTGACAATCGTAATGTCTGACCGTGGTATTCCAGCTGGTTACCGCAATATGCATGGTTTTGGTTCTCATACGTATAGCTTTATCAATGCTGATAATGAACGTGTTTGGGTTAAATTCCACTTCCGTACAGAGCAAGGCATTAAAAACTTAACTGGCGCTGAAGCTAATGACATCATTGGTCAAGACCGCGAATCTTCACAACGTGATTTATATGAAGCAATCGAAAAAGGCGATTTCCCTAAATGGAAAATGTACATTCAGGTAATGACTGAAGAGCAAGCTCGCGAGCTACCATACAACCCATTTGATTTAACAAAGGTATGGTATAAAAAAGACTTCCCATTAATTCCAGTGGGTGAGTTTGAGTTAAACAAAAACCCGGACAACTATTTTGCAGAAGTTGAACAAGCTGCATTTGCACCGTCTAATATTGTTCCTGGTATTAGCTTCTCACCAGATAAAATGTTACAAGGTCGTATCTTTGCATATGCAGATGCACAGCGTTATCGTCTCGGTGTTAACCACTATATGCTTCCTGTTAACGCACCGAAATGTCCATTCCGCACTTTCCACCGTGATGGTGCAATGCGTTTTGATGGCAACCTTGGTTCAACACTAGGTTATGAACCAAATAGCTATGGTGAATGGGAGCATAACTTAGACTATAAAGAGCCTGAATTACGTATCGATGGTCATGCAGGTATTCACGACTTCCGTGAAGACGACAACAATTACTTTGAACAACCAGGTAAACTATTCCGACTTATGACGGCAGAAGAGCAACAACGTCTATTTGAAAATACGGCAAATGATATGGCTTCTGTTGAAGAATTCATCAAGCGCCGTCACATCCTTCACTGCTATTTAGCAGATCCAGCATATGGTGAAGGTGTAGCAAAAGCAATGGGTCTTTCATTAGAAGGTATGGATCTTACAAACCCATATGTAAAACAACCAACAAACGTTTAA
- a CDS encoding helix-turn-helix domain-containing protein: MKLLLIDRDPTELAGIKWFLHTYFPGDVFIEMCTSISEVTQSIRQFEPDAILLNIDLFPNNRLNALYRDLQKLSGAILAMTTEPLFKNALKAIDLQVAHLFVKPIDLELLKQKLAAISLRTPKITDYAQEATNDSFYYQLFLDNKSSSIEPTLHFTMIEPEHHETFNKLYTWLQQTPIHFHMKTYPLSNKIVCLFDTDDIKMVEKDVRTLMKEWRLISNSSLNIGIYDGTPTTIKNMYALTKRALHQSFYEGFGHIFYASKQFETQPFDPLLTPEEQQLLISSLEDGNLEAVKTFLYRLSNEGIYYEQDDLRIHLTSVLAQIRRFMLKYKLHEKAVIEQNYRQLFHIIIEHPIFYTILNSIISFTQTLIELAREARMEKRADYVELALEIIDQHFKDSALSLPFVAHKLGISPNYLSTIFSKKQGLPFKRYLQQVRIHHATKMLLETDFAISEIAHLNGFDDPNYFIKIFKQQTGITPNRYRKK, from the coding sequence ATGAAGCTGTTATTAATTGATCGTGACCCAACCGAATTAGCAGGCATAAAATGGTTTTTACATACATATTTTCCTGGAGATGTTTTTATTGAAATGTGTACAAGTATTTCAGAAGTGACTCAAAGTATTCGACAATTTGAACCAGATGCGATTCTTTTAAATATCGATTTATTTCCTAATAATCGCTTAAACGCTCTTTATCGAGATTTACAAAAACTATCCGGTGCCATTCTAGCAATGACGACAGAACCCCTATTTAAAAATGCATTAAAAGCAATTGATTTACAGGTTGCCCATCTTTTTGTGAAACCAATTGACTTAGAACTATTAAAGCAAAAACTCGCTGCCATTTCTCTTCGCACACCAAAAATTACAGATTATGCACAAGAGGCGACAAATGATTCCTTTTATTATCAATTATTTTTAGATAACAAATCTAGCTCTATTGAACCTACTTTGCATTTTACAATGATTGAACCCGAGCATCACGAGACATTTAATAAGCTCTACACTTGGCTCCAACAAACTCCAATTCATTTCCATATGAAAACATATCCTCTATCCAATAAAATCGTATGTCTTTTTGACACAGACGATATAAAAATGGTGGAGAAGGATGTTCGAACGTTAATGAAGGAATGGCGTTTGATTAGTAATAGTTCTTTAAATATCGGGATATATGATGGAACACCTACAACCATTAAAAATATGTATGCATTAACAAAGCGTGCACTACATCAAAGTTTTTACGAAGGCTTTGGTCATATTTTTTATGCCAGCAAACAATTTGAAACACAGCCCTTTGATCCATTACTAACACCAGAGGAGCAACAATTATTAATAAGTAGTTTGGAAGATGGAAACTTAGAGGCTGTTAAAACTTTTTTATATCGACTTTCTAATGAGGGAATCTATTATGAACAAGATGATTTACGTATTCATCTGACAAGTGTCTTAGCACAAATCCGGCGCTTTATGTTGAAATATAAATTACATGAAAAAGCTGTTATTGAACAAAACTATCGTCAGCTATTTCACATCATTATCGAGCATCCTATTTTTTATACTATTCTCAACAGCATTATTTCTTTTACACAAACTTTAATCGAGTTAGCAAGAGAAGCCCGGATGGAGAAAAGAGCCGATTATGTTGAACTAGCTTTAGAAATAATTGATCAACACTTTAAAGATAGTGCATTATCTCTACCCTTTGTTGCTCATAAGCTCGGAATTAGTCCTAATTATTTAAGTACGATTTTCTCTAAGAAGCAAGGCCTGCCATTTAAGCGCTATTTACAGCAAGTTAGAATTCATCATGCTACAAAAATGCTACTAGAAACAGATTTTGCAATTAGTGAGATTGCTCATTTAAATGGATTTGATGATCCAAATTATTTCATTAAAATCTTTAAACAACAAACTGGTATTACGCCAAACCGATATAGAAAAAAATAA
- the hutH gene encoding histidine ammonia-lyase, which yields MNSIIELDGNTLTRQQIEEIVKGQATVALSADSLERIRLSRERIEKRLAEGQTIYGVNTGFGKLSNIKIEEEDIELLQLNLLRSDATGVGEPFPTDVVRAMMVLRANALARGFSGIREETVQLLLDLINKGVHPIVPSQGSVGASGDLAPLSHLALVLVGEGKAEFNGEKMSGSEALKQAGLTPVRLQAKEGLALVNGTQAMTGIGVLTVNEAERIGLAADMAASLTLEALKGITSAFDPALLAVRPHPELELVGGRIRKWLDGSKRVTKQGEIRMQDAYSLRCIPQVHGASWQSFFYAENRVQTEMNATTDNPIVLESGEVLSGGHFHGQPIALAMDFLKIGVSEWANISERRTERMVNPQLNEGLPPFLATNPGIECGLMIAQYTAASIVSENKVLAHPSSVDSIPTSGNQEDHVSMGTTSARQVRQIVHNAARVIAIELICASQAIHLDKAEEQLSPTTRKYLEKVREFCPPLLADQPIGDEIEALAKYLLASDDLVNEYV from the coding sequence GTGAATTCGATCATCGAGCTTGATGGCAATACATTAACAAGACAACAAATTGAGGAAATCGTAAAGGGGCAAGCAACTGTAGCACTTTCTGCAGATAGTTTAGAACGAATTCGTTTAAGTAGAGAGCGTATCGAAAAACGTTTAGCAGAAGGGCAAACGATTTATGGTGTAAATACAGGGTTTGGAAAACTCAGCAATATAAAAATTGAAGAAGAAGATATTGAATTATTACAGTTGAATTTACTACGTTCAGATGCAACGGGTGTTGGCGAACCATTCCCAACTGATGTTGTACGCGCAATGATGGTGTTACGTGCTAATGCATTGGCTAGAGGATTTTCTGGTATTCGTGAAGAAACCGTCCAGCTATTATTAGATCTTATTAATAAAGGCGTGCATCCAATTGTTCCATCACAAGGTTCGGTAGGAGCAAGTGGTGATTTAGCGCCATTATCCCATTTGGCATTAGTATTAGTGGGTGAAGGTAAGGCAGAGTTCAACGGAGAAAAAATGAGTGGTAGCGAGGCGTTAAAGCAAGCTGGATTAACACCAGTTCGACTACAAGCGAAAGAGGGTCTGGCACTTGTTAACGGTACGCAAGCAATGACAGGTATTGGAGTTTTAACGGTCAATGAAGCTGAACGAATTGGACTTGCAGCAGATATGGCGGCTAGTTTGACGCTAGAAGCATTGAAGGGCATTACGTCAGCATTTGATCCAGCGCTATTAGCTGTAAGACCACATCCAGAATTAGAGCTGGTTGGTGGACGTATTCGTAAGTGGCTTGATGGTAGTAAACGTGTAACAAAGCAAGGGGAAATTCGCATGCAAGATGCGTATTCGCTACGCTGTATTCCGCAAGTACACGGTGCATCTTGGCAGTCATTTTTCTATGCAGAGAACCGCGTTCAAACGGAAATGAATGCTACGACAGATAATCCGATTGTATTAGAGAGTGGTGAAGTATTGTCGGGAGGTCATTTCCATGGTCAACCGATTGCTTTAGCAATGGACTTTTTGAAAATTGGTGTAAGTGAATGGGCTAATATTTCAGAACGTCGTACAGAACGTATGGTAAATCCACAGCTTAACGAAGGCTTACCGCCATTTTTAGCGACAAATCCTGGAATTGAATGTGGACTGATGATTGCACAATATACAGCGGCTTCCATTGTCTCAGAAAATAAAGTCTTGGCACATCCCTCTAGTGTGGATTCTATTCCGACATCAGGCAACCAAGAGGATCATGTGAGTATGGGCACAACTTCGGCTCGTCAAGTACGTCAAATTGTTCACAATGCGGCTCGTGTTATAGCAATAGAGTTGATTTGTGCATCACAGGCAATTCATTTAGATAAAGCGGAAGAGCAATTATCTCCAACAACTCGAAAGTATTTAGAAAAAGTGCGTGAATTCTGTCCACCATTATTAGCAGATCAACCAATCGGTGATGAAATTGAAGCATTGGCTAAGTATTTATTAGCAAGTGATGATCTAGTTAATGAGTATGTGTAA
- a CDS encoding YjiH family protein produces the protein MEFQQQELRQDSVFRASSALKMIICSLVGIFSFFVSFEWQGKDTILIDHIVNFIRAEVPLLVTAYVLIMLVGGALLPFLTKKWNNSIVSIVLSIFKVCGMVAGILLIFNLAPGWLANESIGPYLMEKLIKPVGVLIPIGSLFLALLVSYGLLEYIGVLTQPFMKPIFKTPGRSAVDAVASFVGSYSVGLLLTNRVYMEGRYTAKEAAIIATGFSTVSATFMVVIASTLDIMQHWNAFFWVSLVVTFVVTAITARIYPLRSMKDEYYQGSTPMPEKIVKKDRFKEAWRQAMEAVEQNPPLSKILWMNLKDGFIMAMGVIPSILSIGLLGLVLATYTPIFDWLAYIFVPFTYVLQIPEPFLAAKALSLSLAEVFLPALVVTQAPLVTKFIVAVVSISAILFFSAVIPLILSSEIPLTLRQILLIWFERVVLTLIIVTPIAFLLF, from the coding sequence ATGGAATTTCAACAACAAGAGCTGAGGCAAGACTCGGTTTTCCGAGCTTCCTCCGCTTTGAAAATGATTATATGCAGTTTAGTTGGAATATTCAGTTTCTTTGTTTCGTTTGAATGGCAAGGCAAAGATACAATCTTAATCGATCATATTGTGAACTTTATCCGTGCAGAGGTACCACTATTGGTGACTGCATATGTTCTGATCATGCTCGTAGGGGGAGCATTACTTCCATTTTTAACTAAAAAATGGAATAACTCAATTGTTAGTATTGTGTTATCTATTTTTAAAGTGTGTGGAATGGTAGCAGGAATTTTATTAATTTTTAATTTAGCACCGGGATGGCTAGCGAACGAAAGTATTGGACCGTATTTGATGGAGAAGCTTATTAAGCCTGTAGGAGTACTGATTCCAATTGGTTCATTATTTCTAGCACTTCTTGTAAGCTATGGGCTACTTGAATACATTGGTGTGTTAACGCAACCGTTTATGAAGCCAATCTTTAAAACACCTGGACGGTCAGCAGTTGATGCTGTTGCCTCATTCGTGGGTAGTTATTCGGTTGGTTTACTTCTAACAAACCGTGTCTATATGGAAGGGCGTTATACAGCGAAAGAAGCTGCTATTATTGCGACCGGCTTCTCTACTGTATCGGCAACGTTTATGGTAGTCATTGCGAGTACGCTTGATATTATGCAGCATTGGAATGCATTCTTCTGGGTATCGCTCGTAGTAACATTTGTGGTCACGGCCATAACAGCTCGTATATATCCACTTCGTTCAATGAAGGATGAATATTACCAGGGTTCGACACCTATGCCCGAAAAGATCGTTAAGAAGGATCGTTTTAAGGAAGCTTGGCGACAAGCGATGGAGGCTGTAGAGCAAAACCCACCTTTATCCAAAATTTTATGGATGAATTTGAAGGATGGTTTCATTATGGCAATGGGTGTTATTCCTTCTATTCTATCAATAGGTTTACTTGGATTGGTTCTTGCGACGTACACGCCTATTTTTGATTGGTTAGCTTATATTTTTGTACCTTTCACTTACGTACTACAAATTCCAGAGCCATTTTTAGCAGCCAAGGCACTATCTTTATCGCTTGCAGAGGTATTTTTACCAGCACTTGTCGTGACACAAGCACCACTCGTAACAAAATTTATTGTAGCAGTAGTATCCATTTCGGCTATATTGTTCTTCTCAGCCGTTATTCCACTAATTTTATCATCTGAAATTCCATTGACGTTGCGTCAAATTTTACTGATTTGGTTTGAGCGTGTCGTATTAACTTTAATTATCGTAACACCTATAGCATTTTTACTATTTTAA
- the hutU gene encoding urocanate hydratase, whose amino-acid sequence MVFKTEIRAPRGNELTCKGWTQEAAMRMLMNNLDPEVAENPDELIVYGGIGKAARNWESYEQIIASLKELENDETLLIQSGKPVAVFRTHEHSPRVLIANSNLVPAWANWDHFYELEDRDLMMYGQMTAGSWIYIGAQGILQGTYLSFVEAGKKVFGTADLRGKFILTGGMGGMSGAQPLAGKMAGAVILVVEVERARIERKIKEGYCDYIVETVDEAIALVNKLRDQKEPASIGLVGNCADVNRELLNRGIIPDFVTDQTSAHDPINGYVPNGMTFEEALELRKSDVKTYERKAKETMAEHVRTMLEFQEAGAEVFDYGNNIRAYAKEMGVTNAFDFPGFVPAYIRPLFCEGKGPFRWAALSGDPEDIYKTDALAKEMFAEDEGLVNWIDMAQKMVKWQGLPARICWLGYGDRHRFALKVNEMVANGELSAPIVFGRDHLDSGSVASPNRETEGMLDGSDAVSDWPILNALVNTASGASWVSVHHGGGVGMGYSQHAGQVLVADGSELAAEKIARVLVSDPGMGVVRHADAGYDIAINTAKNKGVHIPMLKGDVK is encoded by the coding sequence ATGGTATTCAAAACAGAAATTCGTGCACCACGTGGAAATGAACTAACATGTAAGGGTTGGACACAAGAAGCAGCTATGCGTATGTTAATGAACAATTTGGACCCAGAGGTTGCAGAAAACCCGGATGAACTGATTGTTTATGGAGGTATTGGTAAGGCTGCCCGTAACTGGGAGAGCTATGAACAAATTATTGCTTCTTTAAAAGAATTAGAAAATGATGAAACATTGCTCATTCAATCTGGGAAGCCAGTAGCTGTTTTCCGTACACACGAGCATTCCCCACGTGTATTAATTGCCAATTCAAACCTTGTTCCTGCATGGGCAAATTGGGATCATTTCTATGAATTAGAAGATAGAGATTTAATGATGTATGGTCAAATGACTGCAGGAAGCTGGATTTATATTGGTGCTCAAGGTATTTTACAAGGTACTTATTTATCGTTTGTTGAAGCAGGGAAAAAAGTATTTGGCACTGCGGATTTACGTGGTAAATTCATCCTTACAGGTGGTATGGGTGGCATGAGTGGTGCACAGCCATTAGCTGGAAAAATGGCAGGAGCTGTAATTCTAGTTGTTGAAGTAGAACGTGCACGCATTGAACGTAAAATTAAAGAAGGTTACTGTGATTACATTGTGGAAACGGTGGACGAAGCAATTGCCTTAGTGAATAAATTACGTGACCAAAAAGAGCCTGCATCAATTGGTCTTGTTGGTAACTGTGCAGACGTCAATCGTGAACTGCTAAATCGAGGGATTATTCCAGACTTTGTAACAGATCAGACATCTGCACATGACCCTATTAATGGCTATGTACCAAACGGCATGACATTTGAAGAAGCACTAGAACTGCGTAAATCAGATGTTAAAACATATGAACGAAAAGCGAAAGAAACAATGGCAGAACATGTGCGGACAATGCTAGAGTTCCAAGAAGCGGGCGCTGAAGTATTTGATTATGGTAATAACATTCGTGCATACGCTAAAGAGATGGGTGTAACAAATGCCTTTGATTTCCCAGGCTTTGTACCAGCATATATTCGTCCATTGTTCTGTGAAGGCAAGGGTCCATTCCGTTGGGCGGCTCTTTCAGGAGACCCAGAGGATATTTATAAAACAGATGCACTTGCGAAAGAGATGTTCGCTGAAGATGAAGGCCTTGTTAACTGGATTGATATGGCGCAAAAAATGGTTAAATGGCAAGGCTTACCTGCACGTATTTGCTGGTTAGGCTATGGTGATCGCCACCGTTTTGCATTAAAAGTAAATGAAATGGTTGCCAATGGTGAATTATCAGCGCCAATTGTCTTTGGCCGTGATCATTTAGATTCAGGTTCAGTGGCATCGCCAAACCGTGAAACAGAAGGAATGTTGGATGGTTCGGATGCAGTATCCGATTGGCCAATTTTAAATGCTCTTGTCAATACAGCGAGTGGTGCAAGCTGGGTAAGTGTACACCATGGTGGTGGTGTTGGAATGGGTTATTCCCAACATGCAGGCCAAGTGCTAGTAGCAGATGGATCTGAGCTTGCTGCAGAAAAAATTGCACGTGTATTAGTTTCAGATCCAGGGATGGGCGTTGTTCGTCATGCAGATGCAGGCTATGACATTGCTATTAATACAGCGAAAAACAAAGGTGTGCATATACCAATGTTAAAGGGTGATGTGAAGTGA